The nucleotide sequence AGCTCGGGCAGCGTGGCGCGGACCTGCGCCTGCCATTTTTCATCCACCACCAGCGGCAGCAGGTCGGGCTCGGGGAAGTAGCGGTAGTCGTGGGCCTGCTCCTTGGAGCGCATGCTGTAGGTCTTGCCCTCCTGGGAGTTGTAGAGGCGGGTCTCCTGGGCGATGCGTTCGCCGGATTCGAGCAGGCCGATGTGGCGCTCGATCTCATACTCCAGCGCCTGGCGGATGAAGCGGAAGGAGTTGACGTTCTTCACTTCTGCCTTGGTGCCAAACTCCTTCTGGCCGCGGGGGCGGACGCTAACGTTGGCGTCGCAGCGCAGCGAGCCCTCCTCCATGTTGCAGTCGCTCACGCCGGTGTACAGGATGATCTCCTTGAGGCGGGTGAGGTACTCGTAGGCTTCGTCGGGCGAGGCGATCTCCGGCTCGCTGACGATCTCGATCAGCGGGACGCCCGAGCGGTTCAGGTCGATGTAGGTGTGCTCGGCAGAGTCGACGAAGCCCTCGTGCAGGCTCTTGCCCGCGTCTTCTTCCAGGTGCAGGCGGGTGATGCCGATGCGCTTGGAGCCGGCGGCGGTCTTGAGGTCCACAAACCCGTGCTCGGAGAGCGGCCGGTCGTACTGCGATATCTGGTAGCCCTTGGGCAGGTCGGGATAGAAGTAGTTCTTGCGGGCGAAGATGGAGGTCTCATTGACGCAGCAGTTCAGGGCCAGCGCGGCGCGGACGGCGAACTCCACCGCCTGGCGGTTGAGCACGGGCAGCGCTCCCGGCAGTCCCAGGCACACCGGGCAGACGTTGCTGTTGGGCGGCGCGCCAAATTTGGTGGAGCAGGAGCAGAAGATCTTGGTTTCCGTCAGCAGTTGGACGTGGACTTCCAGGCCGATGACCGGCTCGTAGCCGGCCCGGGCAGCGACGGAGGCTTGGGGAGAGGCGGGCATGAAAGCCGATTATAGCGGCTGCGAAGCCAGGAAACGGGCGGGCGCGGCGCTCAGGAAGGCTTCTGGTCGAGAATCTGGCGCACCTTCTTCACCAGGTCGCCGGGGCCGAAGGGCTTTTCCAGGAAGGCGGCCTGGGGGCCGGGCAGGGTCAGGGAATCGCCAGTGTATCCGGAGACGAACAGGACGCGCATATCCGGTCGTATGGGAGCCACGCGCTGGGCCAGCTCGCGACCGCCCATCTTGGGCATGACCACGTCCGTGACCATGAGGTGGATGATCTGGCCGCGATCCTCGCAGATCTCGATGGCGTGAGCGCCGTCGCGAGCTTCGAGCACGGTGTAGCCGCGGTTCTCCAGGAAGGCGCGCGCCAGCCGGCGCACCGCGTCCTCATCTTCCACCAGCAGGATGGTCTCCGAGCCGGTGATCGAGGCCGGCTTCTCGGGCTGGGGAGGCGCCGGTGTCGCCGGCTCCTCCACCCGCGGCAGGTAGATGCGGAAGCGGGTGCCCTGCCCCGGCGCGCTCTGCACCGCGATGTAGCCTTCGCTCTGCTTGACGATGCCGTAGACCGTGGCCAGGCCCAGCCCTGTCCCTTTGCCTTTTTCCTTG is from Terriglobales bacterium and encodes:
- the gatB gene encoding Asp-tRNA(Asn)/Glu-tRNA(Gln) amidotransferase subunit GatB; translation: MPASPQASVAARAGYEPVIGLEVHVQLLTETKIFCSCSTKFGAPPNSNVCPVCLGLPGALPVLNRQAVEFAVRAALALNCCVNETSIFARKNYFYPDLPKGYQISQYDRPLSEHGFVDLKTAAGSKRIGITRLHLEEDAGKSLHEGFVDSAEHTYIDLNRSGVPLIEIVSEPEIASPDEAYEYLTRLKEIILYTGVSDCNMEEGSLRCDANVSVRPRGQKEFGTKAEVKNVNSFRFIRQALEYEIERHIGLLESGERIAQETRLYNSQEGKTYSMRSKEQAHDYRYFPEPDLLPLVVDEKWQAQVRATLPELPEARRKRMVAGYGITEYDAQVLTLTQSLADQFEAAAKAAKNPKRVANLVQSELMGRLKAKGLELEQSPISMNGVAVSADLVEAGTISGKMLKDLYDLAFERGQDFPAVYEKEKPQQITDAGAIEKIIEEVMAANPKQLGQYRSGKTAVKAFFVGQVMKASKGQANPALVNELLDKKLAG